A DNA window from Zingiber officinale cultivar Zhangliang chromosome 3A, Zo_v1.1, whole genome shotgun sequence contains the following coding sequences:
- the LOC122051603 gene encoding pentatricopeptide repeat-containing protein At5g42310, chloroplastic-like, translated as MTAALVEFSLKPSPPKPSPRSFVSSSKEFRNHLRLTEIPPKNWTLASKVLLDDEAAREREKRELSREDYDGLIHSHCSKGRLDRSLHLLSRMEAAGMRPSAASYGRLVFALGRTGRTLEADSVFREMKWSGIRPTSRDYNALLGGFLRKGQLLMADRVLVEMSKEGVEWNRQTYFILLDSYVNSGRLEDTWWVLGEMKAKRIRLDSFVYSKIIKLYRDNGMWKKAMELVMEMRELGIVPDVRMYNDMIDTFGKYDQLDEAVKVFDKMRSEGLKPDITTWNMLIRWHCRAGDLERALGFFTEMQEQGLYPDPKIFLTIISRLGEQGRWDDIKNLFKGMKYRGMTESGIIYSVLVDIYGQYGMFQNAEECVAALKVKGIQMSASLFCVLANAYAQQGLCEQTLKVLQLMEDDGTEPNLIMLNLLMNAFSIAGKHLEATTVFEHIKESGISPDVITYCTLMKAFMRARKYDEVPIIYREMERAGCTPDRKAREMLHDASLICLQRGGFSSNSRKIS; from the exons ATGACCGCGGCGCTCGTCGAATTTTCCCTCAAGCCTTCGCCTCCTAAGCCCTCCCCTCGCAGCTTTGTCTCCTCCTCGAAGGAATTCCGCAACCACCTCAGACTTACGGAGATCCCACCCAAAAACTGGACTTTGGCCTCAAAAGTCCTACTGGACGATGAAGCCGCTCGAGAACGCGAGAAAAGAGAGCTTTCTCGCGAAGACTACGACGGTCTGATCCATTCCCACTGCTCAAAGGGCCGCCTTGACCGGTCCTTGCACCTTCTGAGCCGGATGGAGGCGGCAGGGATGCGCCCGAGCGCCGCGTCCTACGGCCGGCTCGTCTTCGCGCTGGGCCGCACCGGGAGGACACTCGAGGCGGACTCGGTCTTCCGGGAGATGAAGTGGTCGGGCATCCGGCCCACTTCGAGGGACTACAACGCGCTCCTCGGCGGATTTTTGCGGAAAGGTCAGCTTTTGATGGCCGATCGCGTGCTTGTTGAGATGAGCAAGGAGGGCGTGGAGTGGAATCGACAGACCTACTTCATCCTCTTGGATTCCTATGTCAATTCTGGTCGTCTGGAGGACACCTGGTGGGTTCTCGGAGAGATGAAGGCAAAGCGAATTCGACTGGATTCCTTTGTGTATAGCAAAATCATTAAGCTTTATCGGGACAATGGCATGTGGAAGAAAGCTATGGAGCTGGTAATGGAGATGCGTGAGCTTGGCATTGTGCCTGACGTGAGAATGTACAATGATATGATCGATACCTTCGGAAAGTATGATCAATTGGATGAAGCAGTCAAGGTGTTTGACAAAATGCGCAGTGAAGGACTAAAGCCAGACATCACAACTTGGAACATGCTGATTAGGTGGCATTGCAGGGCTGGTGACTTGGAACGTGCCCTTGGATTCTTTACTGAAATGCAAGAGCAAGGTTTATACCCTGATCCTAAGATATTTCTCACTATCATTAGTCGTTTAGGAGAACAGGGAAGATGGGATGACATAAAAAACTTGTTCAAGGGTATGAAATATAGAGGAATGACAGAAAGTGGCATAATATATTCAGTTTTGGTCGATATATATGGCCAGTATGGTATGTTTCAAAATGCTGAGGAGTGTGTCGCTGCACTTAAAGTTAAAGGCATACAAATGTCTGCTAGCCTTTTTTGTGTATTAGCAAATGCATATGCGCAGCAG GGGCTTTGTGAACAAACTTTGAAAGTTCTTCAGCTAATGGAAGATGATGGAACTGAACCAAACCTTATAATGTTGAATCTGTTGATGAATGCATTTAGTATTGCTGGAAAGCATTTGGAAGCAACAACGGTTTTTGAACACATCAAGGAGAGT GGGATTAGTCCAGACGTGATTACTTATTGTACTTTAATGAAAGCATTTATGAGGGCTCGAAAATATGACGAG GTTCCAATTATCTATCGTGAGATGGAAAGGGCTGGTTGCACTCCTGATAGAAAAGCGAGGGAGATGTTGCATGATGCCTCGCTCATATGCCTTCAGCGAG GTGGTTTTTCTTCAAACTCGAGGAAAATCTCATAA
- the LOC122051602 gene encoding ABC transporter G family member 14-like: protein MTTPEPETVFAGGREADAYPADAASVFPITLKFEEVVYKVKIGGGGRQWWRGKSGAAPVLEKTILNGITGVVCPGELLAMLGPSGSGKTTLLTALGGRLRGKLSGKITYNGSPFSGGVKRRMGFVAQDDVLYPHLTVAETLTFTALLRLPASLSRAEKARHAEEVVAELGLGRVAHSMVGGARGVRGVSGGERKRVSIGLEMLVDPSLLLLDEPTSGLDSTAAARIVATLRRLAAHKGRTVVTTIHQPSSRLYRMFDKLVLLSSDGSAIYYGRAAAALDYFTSVGFASPTDGVNPADLLLDLANGIAPNSKYATESSDFVKGGCGLQQEQKAVKEALIRAYNCNIATRLKAELCTIDLNNYGYTQEMASAMKREQWCTSWWEQFRVLLSRGLKERRYEAFNKLRIFQVLSVATLGGLLWWHTPSSHIQDRTALIFFFSVFWGFFPLYNAVFTFPQEQPMLQKEQASGMYRLSSYFMSRTVGDLPMELALPTAFTFIIYWMGGLKPDPVTFLLSLLIVLFSVLVAQSLGLAVGAILMDVKQATTLASVTTLVFLMAGGYYVQHIPTFIVWLKYLSYSFYCYKLLLGVQFTDHDAYECSKGMMCPVIEYPAIKSVGLSHMWIDVCIMGLMLIGYRLAAYLALHHLQCR from the exons ATGACCACGCCTGAGCCTGAGACGGTCTTCGCCGGCGGCCGAGAAGCTGACGCTTACCCAGCTGATGCAGCATCTGTCTTTCCAATCACCCTCAAG TTTGAGGAGGTGGTGTACAAGGTGAAGATCGGAGGGGGTGGGCGGCAGTGGTGGCGGGGAAAGAGCGGGGCGGCGCCAGTGCTGGAGAAGACGATTCTGAATGGTATCACTGGAGTGGTGTGCCCGGGGGAGCTGCTGGCCATGCTCGGCCCCTCGGGCAGCGGGAAGACGACTCTTCTGACGGCGCTCGGCGGGCGCCTCCGCGGGAAGCTCTCAGGTAAGATCACCTACAATGGCAGCCCGTTCTCCGGCGGCGTGAAGCGGCGCATGGGTTTCGTGGCCCAGGACGACGTGCTGTACCCGCACCTGACGGTGGCGGAGACGCTGACTTTCACGGCGCTGCTGCGGCTCCCGGCGTCTCTGTCGCGGGCGGAGAAGGCCCGGCATGCCGAGGAGGTGGTGGCGGAGCTGGGCCTGGGCCGGGTGGCGCACTCCATGGTGGGCGGCGCGCGCGGCGTGCGCGGCGTCTCCGGCGGCGAGCGGAAGCGCGTCAGCATCGGGCTGGAGATGCTGGTGGACCCCAGCCTCTTGCTCCTGGACGAGCCCACGTCGGGGCTCGACTCCACCGCTGCCGCGCGCATCGTCGCCACGCTCCGGCGACTCGCCGCCCACAAGGGCCGCACCGTCGTCACCACCATCCACCAGCCATCCAGCCGTCTCTACCGCATGTTCGACAAGCTGGTGCTCCTCTCCTCCGACGGCTCCGCCATCTACTACGGCCGCGCAGCCGCCGCCCTCGACTACTTCACCTCCGTCGGGTTCGCCTCGCCGACCGACGGCGTCAACCCGGCCGACCTCTTGCTGGACCTTGCCAACG GAATTGCACCAAACTCCAAGTACGCAACCGAGAGCAGTGACTTTGTCAAAGGTGGCTGTGGCTTGCAGCAGGAGCAGAAGGCTGTCAAGGAGGCACTGATCAGGGCGTACAATTGTAATATCGCCACACGATTGAAGGCAGAACTCTGCACAATAGACCTGAACAATTATGGATACACTCAAGAGATGGCTAGTGCCA TGAAAAGAGAGCAGTGGTGCACAAGTTGGTGGGAGCAGTTCAGAGTTTTACTCAGCAGGGGGCTGAAGGAGAGGAGGTATGAGGCTTTCAACAAGCTGAGGATTTTCCAAGTCCTCAGTGTTGCCACTCTTGGAGGCCTCCTATGGTGGCACACCCCATCTTCTCATATCCAAGACAGG ACAGCATTGATTTTCTTCTTCTCAGTCTTTTGGGGCTTCTTTCCACTCTACAATGCTGTATTTACATTCCCTCAAGAGCAACCGATGTTGCAGAAAGAACAGGCCTCAGGCATGTATCGACTCTCATCCTACTTCATGTCACGCACCGTGGGGGACCTGCCTATGGAGCTTGCCCTTCCAACCGCCTTCACGTTCATCATATACTGGATGGGTGGCCTCAAGCCAGACCCAGTCACCTTTCTGCTCTCACTCCTCATAGTCCTGTTCAGCGTCCTGGTGGCACAGAGCCTAGGCCTTGCAGTAGGAGCAATACTAATGGATGTCAAGCAGGCAACCACCCTTGCTTCGGTCACCACCTTGGTCTTCCTAATGGCTGGTGGCTACTATGTCCAACATATACCAACTTTCATTGTCTGGCTGAAGTACTTGAGCTATAGTTTCTACTGCTACAAGCTCCTATTGGGGGTTCAGTTCACTGACCATGATGCCTATGAGTGCTCCAAAGGAATGATGTGTCCAGTGATAGAATATCCGGCCATCAAATCAGTGGGGCTAAGTCATATGTGGATTGATGTGTGCATCATGGGGTTGATGCTCATTGGCTATCGGCTGGCCGCATATCTTGCACTACATCATCTGCAATGCCGGTAA
- the LOC122050299 gene encoding uncharacterized protein LOC122050299, with translation MESFQNESGSAHENVDDYSPLWKFVTKVEKAVGGGNVTWSCNICNKVCKGSYSRVKAHLLKQKGAGIAGCTAVTMDQMKRMQQLIDDAELRKKNSKQKEVPLPSSSASSNMALKSSFCTSGILQNDDPTKKRKGPLGPLEKSFNLNVIDELHSEIAKLFYTGGLSFNIARNPHYVRAFSLATQRTIPGYLPPGYNLLRTSLLQKEKAHIGKLLEPTKAAWKQKGVSICSDGWSDVQRRPLINIMAVCESGPMFLKAINCEGEYKDKAFISKLLINTINEVGHQNVVQVVTDNAPVCKAVGLLVEAKYPHIFWTPCVVHTLNLALKNICAPTDSLQNKEAFDECKWIAEVANDASMIKNFIMNHNMRYPCSTITQT, from the coding sequence AtggaaagttttcaaaatgagagTGGCAGTGCACATGAGAATGTTGATGATTATTCTCCTTTGTGGAAATTTGTAACCAAGGTGGAAAAGGCAGTTGGAGGAGGAAATGTTACTTGGTCATGCAATATATGTAATAAAGTGTGCAAAGGATCATATTCAAGGGTGAAAGCACACCTGTTAAAACAAAAAGGTGCTGGAATTGCAGGTTGTACAGCTGTTACAATGGATCAAATGAAGCGTATGCAACAACTTATTGATGATgcagaattgagaaagaagaattCTAAACAAAAAGAAGTTCCGCTGCCTTCGTCATCTGCATCATCAAATATGgctttaaaatcctcattttgtACTAGTGGTATTTTGCAAAATGATGATCCAACAAAGAAGAGGAAAGGACCACTTGGCCcgcttgaaaaatcttttaacttgAATGTCATAGATGAGCTCCACTCTGAAATTGCAAAGTTGTTTTACACTGGGGGATTATCTTTCAATATTGCTAGGAATCCTCATTATGTTCGTGCTTTCAGTTTGGCTACTCAACGAACAATTCCAGGTTATCTTCCACCTGGATACAATTTATTGAGAACTTCACTTCTTCAAAAAGAAAAAGCTCATATTGGAAAGCTTTTAGAGCCAACAAAAGctgcttggaaacaaaagggagttagtaTTTGTAGTGATGGGTGGTCGGATGTGCAAAGAAGACCGCTAATTAATATCATGGCTGTCTGCGAAAGTGGTCCTATGTTTTTGAAGGCGATAAATTGTGAAGGTGAGTACAAGGATAAAGCTTTCATCTCTAAGTTGCTCATTAATACCATAAATGAAGTGGGACATCAGAATGTTGTCCAAGTGGTCACCGATAATGCTCCTGTTTGCAAAGCTGTTGGGCTACTCGTTGAGGCAAAGTACCCACACATATTTTGGACTCCTTGCGTTGTGCACACATTGAATCTTGCTTTGAAGAATATTTGTGCACCGACTGACTCTCTACAAAACAAAGAAGCCTTTGATGAATGCAAGTggatagcagaagtagcaaatgaTGCTTCAATGATCAAGAATTTTATCATGAATCACAATATGAGATATCCATGTTCAACGATAACTCAAACTTGA